AATGctaatcaaaaaacaaaaagatagctttaacaaacattaatctgtatttaatttatacagtgaaaacTATGCAGtggtattttatatttaattattacatttctgtacctgaatccTAGATTTAGaccttaatttatttgtaactatttatctatgcttgtaatttgtATATTCGTTCCATGACTCAAAAACTGTAATATGATCCAAACCATTAGTTTTGTGATCCGTTTATAcccagatatttaaaaaaaggtcTTGTATTTAGCACAAAGAAAACGCTGcacataaatattaaaactaCTTTTATTGGCACTATGACCTGTTAAGAAAACAAGTTTGCAAAGCAGTGTTTCATTCGTTCATCTCGTTCACAACAGCACAATCTTGctacaaaaacattaatattgctAATCAGAATGCATTTGTGTTGTAACATTAAGGTTGTTCGAGTTATGTCCGCACATCCCAACGACATTCCATGGGACGAAGCAGCAGCAAATAATTCTGTATGAACGGGCTGAAGCTGTTCCTGCCGTATAAATCATCTAGCACGATCACCACTGGACATAAATAGTTGCGGTTACAGGCAGACAAATCCAAAAAGTTCTGCAACTTCAGATCAAgagtttttttgaaaaaaagaacaTGCCGTCTCTCAGGTTCACATGTTCAGAAGTTGATCTGAATGTCGTCGAAGGGGAACAAGGCCAATAtctgcaaaacaaaaaaggagAAACTGTTACCACATCATCCCATTTCTGACGTAAAACTTACAGAGAAAACACATTTACTGTATGCTGCTGCTTACCAGTCAACATGAAAGGACACTGATGAGTCATGCACAATAATATAATGAATGTGTATTAAGAATGAACATAGGGTACATTATGAGATCATTATAATTGTTAGCTTGGACATggcttttaaaatttaatttagatttatcagctcttaaatataaagaattattggttatcggccaaaattttcatatcggtCCATCCCTAGCAAAAATCTGTTTTTCATCAAGCACACTATTAATGAAGACAAACTATCAGACAATATAAACACTATCAACACAtggcagtgttattttactattatttacATACTGTTATAGCATTTATTATGAATTAGCTTgaattatattttcatttttcattttagtttaaatcttttaattgtaattttattatttctacttagctttaatttatttttagttgttttgaGCATGCAACTATGTAGCAttgtcagtttttattttaattaaaatttttcgccatgtattttgtcattttaatgttttttttatatatgtgtatttagCTTTCATTTATTTACACTTCAACATCAAattgtttttttccatttttgttttttaagtttgttttatataatatttattttatttcagcttaatTTCAGCTAACAAAAGTGATTATTAATAGTttcagtttttataataaccagtgttgggggggaaagttacttttaaaagtaatgcattacaatattgcgttactccttaaaaaagtaactaattccattacttagttactttttatgaaaagtaatgcattacactgttacaaaatgcattttatattaattttgaggaatacAGAATGTTTtagtgcaagtgagatgagtaaatgcatgtgcAAATTTAGCCTAGAACTATAATTAGCATGATTACACACATCGCCTCTGCACTTACTCACGATTTCCTTCAACATGGGAATaagagagctgtcagtcaataaatgtgaaaaagtaacttgaaaaaattagatattttgttgtaaactgaaaaagtaatgtgttactttaccagttacttgaaaaagtaatctgatcacataactcaagttacttgtaatgtgttaccccaacactgataataacaaCACTGATACAGGGTCAGTTCAGATGGAAAAAGATGCCATTTCTGGTCTGACACTGAAGATTTTGTTAAACTTCAACATTGTTTTTGTCAGATAAAGGGAATGTGGATGTCCTTACATCATCGTTGCCGTCTGCTAGATCCAGGGCCGTTTCATCCTCCATGTTTCTGATCATCTTGTCAGCTCCAGCTTGGCATAGAAGGTTGGCGATGGAGGCGTCCTGTCGGCCCACGGCCAAATGCAGGGCGGTACAGCCGTTGAACATGGCGGCATCAACATTCGCCCCTCTGTTCAGCAGCAGAGTCACTCCCTGCACGTCGTGGAGCTCTACCGCCATATGTAACGCCGTCTTCCCGCTCGTTCCCTCCTGAACGACACATGAATGAGGAAACAGGTGGATGTTTAGTCACAGGATTGAAGGTTTTTTTAGCAAGCACAAAAGACCAGACTTAAGAAGCTCACCTGTATGTTCAGATCCACACCTTTCTTCATCAACAGCCGCATGAGACGATGATGTTTATGCAGGGTGGCCACATGGAGACACGTGAGACCTGCAAAATGGGAATCAGACGCAATATTTTACGCCTTGAtcaataaagtatatttatttacaattatGCATTtgacagatgcttttatccaaagtgactttcATTGCAttcaatgtatatattttatcagttcatgcattcacaATGACCTTGGCTGTGCTAATGCAATTATGTattgtttgagctacaggaatatatatataatatagtaccAACTGTGATGCCAGAAACTACACAAtacctttatttattttgtatatctatatattatatatctttATGCAAGTATACAAACGTGATATGAGCAGTCATAATGTAAAAACATCAAACTGCTTCTCTGCCATGACAGTAGCTGACATAAAGAGAAAACTGAATGATGCGGACGTTATGAAACACTGATACTGGAAGTCCATGAAAACATGCAAAAACTCCAGGGCACTTTTTGATGCCAACTTCCTTATTCTGGCATGACTTAAAACCCTGATGAAGCACTCAGAACCAACCCCAATGAAGCCAGCAAAATCACAGCAGCGTGACAGCCTTTCTCAATATTACTCTTGAAAATATACATATGAAGTATGCAGAAGCAGCATTCAAATCGATAAAATggagtatatatatatgagtcaAGTTTGACCATACAAAGGAGACCTGACGGAGACGACACATTCACATTTATACCTGAtgttttaatctgtctcttttgtccactttcaaccacttctgtgcTGATTTTTTAAAGGGAAGGGTcaatatatgttttgtttttttccagatgttttgatctaatggacaaaataagcaaTGAGCAATTTGCATATGAACGCGAAAAAACATATACGGAGAGCAGCAGATTTAATTTCTGCTCTAATATCCGCGACCGAACAATGTTGAACAAACTGAgcgtgtgttagaaatcaggaatgatgagagaacattgtgcatGGTAcgttttttgtcttcaaacccCGTCTGGCTAgcgcgcttcccataatgtttaggCATAAGGTCAGTATGCGAAGAGTATGCATCTTTTGTAGCTGTTTGAACACATCCAACCGCATGAGCATTTCTACTTCGAAAGCAATCTGATCGCATGTGTttttgactacctctggaagtggtcaagAGTGGACAAGCTTTTACACCCCATTTACATCTGTATTTAGTgccgtccacttgtgatctgatcgaccaaaacacatcttaataccaggtgtaaatagGGCCTATGTTGTATTGCATACTGCTGTGCAGTCACCTCTCCTCAACAAGACACATGATTTGAGGAATCATTCATGTCTGGAGCACAAACGTGGCAGGATAATTTACACACTCAACTTTAATACTTGGTGGCATAGGTTTGTTAAAATCACTAACAAGTATGATGACTACCAAACAGTCGCTTACCTCTCCAGTTCTGTGTTTCCAGCATGTTGGCGAGTTTGCTGGGTGAAGCGCTGTGGACCATCTCACTGGCGCATTCCAAGAATCCGTGCTCACATGCCACATGGAGAGGGGTGTTTCCTTCCTGGTCCTGGAGTTCCAGTAACACCTTCTTTTCTACCAGGCTCTTTACTACAGTGGGCTGGTTCAGGTAGGTGGCCAGGTGCAACGGCGTCTGTGGACGTCAGAATACAGTCAGCATCTGACATAGGGTTATCATGGCCTACTTTTAACAAAAACCcatttgatgtaaaaaaaaaaatacaacagatAGTTCTGAAACTTGATGATAGTGCTCCAGTAATGCCAAAAGTCCTTAAAGGGATGAAAATGCTCCCCaaaatgcaaattctgtcattaattactgatcctcatgttgttccaaacctgtaaaactttcgttcatcttcggaacacagattttttttttattaagtctgagtgctttctgtccctccattgacagctctgcaactaccactttgacgcttcaaaaaagttcataaagagatcgtaaaactaatccatattgagcggtttagtccaaattttctgaagagactcgatcccTTTATATGATGGACAGATTGAATTTACGCCTTTATGtacatataaacactgatcagtGAACACAAAGAGatgctcaaacgtgctgcgtaacacaagaatgaacctcattggttcttgctgaagctcaaacgagctgcgtaacacgagaacgaacctcattggttcttgctgaagctcaaacgtgatgcgtaacacgagaatgaacctcattggttcttgcagaagctcaaacgtgctgcgtaacacgagaataaacctcattggttcttgctgaagctcaaacgagctgcgtaacacgagaatgaacctcattggttcttgctgaagctcaaacgtgctgcgtaacacgagaatgaacctcattggttcttgctgaagctcaaacgagctgcgtaacacgagaatgaacctcattggttcctgcttaagctcaaacgtgctgcgtaacaagaatgaacctcattggttcttgcttaagctcaaacgtgctgcgtaacactggaatgaacctcattggttcttgctgaagctcaaacgtgatgcgtaacacgagaatgaacctcattggttcttgcagaagctcaaacgtgctgcgtaacactggaatgaacctcattggttcttgctgaagctcaaacgtgctgcgtaacacgagaatgaacctcattggttcttgctgaagctcaaacgtgctgcgtaacacgagaatgaacctcattggttcttgcagaagctcaaacgtgctgcgtaacactggaatgaacctcattggttcttgaagaagctcaaacgtgctgcgtaacactggaatgaacctcattggttctagctgaagctcaaacgagcTGCGTAACActggaatgaacctcattggttcttgcagaagctcaaacgtgctgcgtaacactggaatgaacctcattggttcttgcagaagctcaaacgtgctgcgtaacactggaatgaacctcattggttcctgcttaagctcaaacgtgctgcgtaacactggaatgaacctcattggttcttgctgaagctcaaacgtgatgcgtaacactggaatgaacctcattggttcttgctgaagctcaaacgtgctgcgtaacacgagaatgaacctcattggttcttgctgaagctcaaacgtgctgcgtaacacgagaatgaacctcattggttctcgcacatctagcaaacatgcttgagcttccgtttaccacaactaatgtgtgagttgatgaatgtttatatgtgaataaaagtgaaaatttagacaaccgctcaattcatatggatcagttttacaatcactttatgaactttttgacgcgtcaaagtggtagttgcagagctgtcaatggagggacagaaattgctctgatttcattaaaaatatcttcatttgggtactgaagatgaacgaaagagggtgagtaaatgatgacagaaatggGCGAacttaaccctttaagtactacggttttgttttttgtgcaacTGCATATGTGGGGTTATTTGTAGTATGGGGACCATCCCCGCGTCTTCAGACCATCACACTTGATTTGATAGTTAGCCTGCGTGGGTTAGCTAAAGCATCACAGAATGGCATTAACCCTTTTGATATAATGACAATAAGAAATGAAGTTCATTTATTCCAAAGATGAGGGACCATGTACTGGTTTACTCAATCTGGGACTTAAACACAGACAGTGTCAAAAGGAAACATGTGAGTAATATGTCCAATGACCTGGCGTTAGCTGATTACGTGGCTTTTGGTAAAAGCACAGCAGCACCAGTATTACTCACAGCTTTAAGTGCTGACTGTCAGATTTGTGTGCAGTTTCCTTTAGACTTCACACCCTAATGTGCTTTAAGACCGCCTGACCCAAATCTGACATCCTCTCATTTAGTTAAACCTacaagtcaacatgaaacagtgtttgtaacttattttactttaataatgtGACACAGGTTGATTTTTATCCATCAGGAATTGAATGGATGAAGCGCTTTTTCTTTTTCCAGAAAAGTGAAGTGATTacatttgatgaaaaattaCATAATAACATGAATGGGTGAATCACTCACGATAAGCAGCGCTAACTTTCATATTGTAATGTAAAACTAGCAAAATGAGTCACTGTTAATAATAACCACTAGAGTATTTTGACAGAAAAAGCCAATGTTTTGAGCAAGATCCAGTGTCCAGTGTTCCCACACCTTTTGACCAATGCGTTTTCATCATTCATGATGGTAAAACTAGAAACACTGGTTATCCCAATGGGATTTTAATAATCTCCAAGGTATTTCCAGGCACTAATGGATGAATTCATAAAGAAAACCCCTTTGAATGTTTCTTTTTACTTCAAAACAAGAATATAATTCCCCAAAATGCATTGTAATGTGAGAGTTATGCATGTGTCCACAGCTTTCCATGTTGAGTTTGTGAGTAATCACAGTAATCACCTGTGGTTATTTTAGATGTAACATCACACCCTCAatggttaaaattgcttttaATGCATCACTGGGTAATTCATTGATATTTCCATTAGTTTCCATGACTGTGAATATTAATCAATTTCTTGACTTGGCCACATGTTACAGCTTCCTTCCACCAAAAATGCCAACAAAAAGTCAATAATTAAGTCAATAATAAGCAGGGGGTTTCAACAGAAAGCCCCTCGTCTGTTGCACTGGATAACCcccaaatttcaaaataacAATTGAAACTGAGGCTGTCAAACGGGTGTAACAAACCCCCATCATTCTTTGATATGCGCTAGGGGAGTTTCCCCTCAAAGGGGAAACAAAAAAATAAGCAAACTCATTACAACATTCATACCAGATTTCCCTCAGTTTTTCTGTTCCCTCAGGGGCAATTCATTAAACACAAACAGAACGGATTTCTGTGGAAAAAGCTCACAAATCCTCCAACTTGCATGAGAAACTTGTTATGCAATTGTTTGTGAGATGTGTGGAGAATCATAAGGTGATACCTGATACAAGTTGTTCTGAATATCCATCAGCTCTTGAGGAAACAGATCTATTAACCAATGTGCAAAGCGTTGCTCTTCGTGGATAATGGCCAAATGGAGAatcctgggaaaaaaaaaaaaaagcagacacGGAAGTTGCTGGTTAAATGCCAGTTAAAAGTTGAAAGATGAAGCGGAGCCAACGGTAAAGGGAAGGAACTATCAAGCAAACCGCAGTCTAAAAGCAGCACATTTCACAATgtgtgatggaaaaaaaaaaataaaaaaaaaataggtcggACGATACTGAGAAATATGTCACAAAAGTGTGCGTCGCTTACAGCAGTTCGCAGAGGCATTCAGCCATTGCGCAACACTGGaacttttgaacattattaGAGCATTCATATCAGAGATCGTCTTGCTATTGAATGATAAAGCCTTTCAGATGATTAGTAAAAAATCTTGCATTTACAAGAAAGACGACGCAGCAGATTTAAAACATAGATGAGAAATGTGAAGATAAACGGTTAATCTCAAGAAAACGCATTAAGGTCACGTTTAGAAGATTACATTTGCATAAACAATTACTTGACATTTTTTCCATTAACAGACAAAatacttcctttttttttccttttgatttTAAGGGTAAAGCATGGTTGCATGAAACGATTTCATTCATTTACTTAATTCAGATGTCTTTGAGTCACACAGAACCAGTAAATGATGCAGCAGGAGCataaattaatgcttttttccCATCCTGTAGCATTATTTCCTCGCAGGTGTGTCATTTCCCACATGCGATAACCTAGTCTTTACTTTTACAGTAAGCCAGAAGGAAACAGGTAGAAGCAAGTGGTTTCAGCATTTAAATAATGTTAGGTGTCATTGTCATGATCATGATTCATATTGTTTCGCTGCATTTGAAATTAACAGGTTAAGTTCAATTAaaagttaacatttttattccaCCTCACCTAAGGAGAGATTTTGAACTGAT
This genomic window from Chanodichthys erythropterus isolate Z2021 chromosome 4, ASM2448905v1, whole genome shotgun sequence contains:
- the nfkbie gene encoding NF-kappa-B inhibitor epsilon yields the protein MARSGGEKERKFELEDNRIDSGIDSISISRDYGSLDSSEEKDKLGTEERLDSAYVSSSLTVDSLGDLIEECIISDCENPTDCEYTEEEVNFLTTVTEDGDTILHLAIIHEEQRFAHWLIDLFPQELMDIQNNLYQTPLHLATYLNQPTVVKSLVEKKVLLELQDQEGNTPLHVACEHGFLECASEMVHSASPSKLANMLETQNWRGLTCLHVATLHKHHRLMRLLMKKGVDLNIQEGTSGKTALHMAVELHDVQGVTLLLNRGANVDAAMFNGCTALHLAVGRQDASIANLLCQAGADKMIRNMEDETALDLADGNDDILALFPFDDIQINF